In a genomic window of Balnearium lithotrophicum:
- the modD gene encoding ModD protein, whose product MFNTADIDRLIEEDVPYFDLTSYVLGIGEVKAEVVFRSRGETVICGTEECRAVFNSLGIETDRFIPSGTVVKGGEEIISGVGNGEAIHKAWKVCQNLLEYASGIATRTKRLVDLAKRVNPKAVVVTTRKTFPLAKKVCIKGILCGGALPHRLGLSETVLIFKNHYKLLGGFENLVKKLDEIKQRVPEKKIVVEAENPDEARILIDSGVDVVQLDKFSVGDVKEVVKYRDGRAPHVKVAVAGGLNEKNIEEYASTGAEIFVLTSAYFGKPADIGVEIRRC is encoded by the coding sequence ATGTTTAACACGGCTGATATTGACAGACTGATTGAGGAGGACGTTCCCTATTTTGACCTGACAAGCTACGTATTAGGTATAGGGGAGGTAAAGGCAGAAGTTGTTTTCCGCTCAAGGGGAGAAACCGTTATCTGCGGAACTGAGGAGTGTCGTGCAGTTTTTAACAGCTTGGGAATTGAAACAGATAGATTTATACCCTCCGGAACGGTTGTAAAAGGTGGTGAGGAAATCATATCTGGAGTAGGAAACGGAGAGGCAATTCACAAGGCATGGAAGGTCTGTCAGAACCTACTTGAGTATGCAAGCGGTATTGCAACGAGAACCAAGAGGCTCGTTGACCTTGCAAAAAGGGTCAATCCTAAAGCGGTAGTTGTAACAACGAGAAAGACCTTTCCACTGGCCAAGAAGGTTTGCATAAAGGGGATACTCTGTGGAGGAGCTCTACCCCACAGGTTAGGTCTCTCTGAAACTGTTTTAATCTTTAAGAATCACTACAAACTTTTAGGGGGATTTGAGAACTTAGTTAAGAAGTTGGATGAGATTAAACAAAGGGTCCCTGAAAAGAAAATTGTTGTTGAGGCAGAAAATCCTGACGAAGCAAGAATCTTGATAGATTCTGGCGTCGATGTTGTTCAATTGGACAAGTTTTCGGTTGGTGACGTTAAGGAAGTAGTCAAATACAGGGATGGGAGAGCTCCACACGTAAAGGTAGCAGTCGCAGGAGGATTAAACGAGAAAAACATAGAGGAATACGCATCAACGGGAGCAGAAATATTCGTTCTGACATCGGCTTACTTTGGAAAGCCTGCAGACATAGGGGTGGAAATAAGGAGATGTTAG
- the modB gene encoding molybdate ABC transporter permease subunit, with the protein MVLDPEALFSIKLSMKVASLSTLLVFTFGLPLSYIFATKEFPLKNLLDALMTLPVVLTPTVTGYILLLIFGKNGIVGKFIYELFKTGIVFTWYGAVLASFVVSFPLFVKSARASIESVDRNLIYASYTLGKSGLETFFKVVLPLAKEGIIAGIVLSFARALGEFGATLMIAGNIPFRTNTIPIEIYDAVSSGDFEKANVLTLIVTLISVTVIFVINRLSKKVNWRSNV; encoded by the coding sequence ATGGTTCTTGACCCTGAAGCTCTATTTTCGATAAAGCTTTCCATGAAAGTAGCTTCTCTATCAACGTTATTGGTTTTTACTTTTGGACTTCCTCTCTCCTACATCTTTGCTACAAAGGAATTTCCACTTAAAAACCTCTTAGATGCCCTCATGACCCTTCCTGTTGTTCTAACCCCTACAGTAACGGGATACATACTCCTCTTGATTTTTGGAAAGAACGGAATAGTGGGGAAGTTTATCTATGAGCTCTTTAAAACGGGGATTGTGTTTACATGGTACGGGGCAGTCCTGGCCTCCTTCGTTGTCTCCTTTCCCCTCTTTGTAAAGAGTGCAAGGGCTTCGATTGAATCCGTTGATAGAAATTTAATCTACGCCTCGTATACGTTAGGAAAGAGCGGTCTTGAAACATTTTTTAAGGTTGTCCTCCCTTTAGCCAAGGAAGGAATAATTGCAGGTATCGTCCTCTCCTTTGCAAGAGCTTTAGGTGAGTTTGGAGCAACCCTCATGATTGCAGGTAACATTCCCTTTAGAACAAATACCATTCCAATAGAAATTTACGATGCTGTATCGAGTGGAGACTTTGAAAAGGCAAACGTTTTAACGTTAATAGTTACTTTAATCTCAGTCACAGTGATTTTTGTAATTAACAGACTATCAAAAAAAGTAAACTGGAGGAGTAATGTTTAA
- a CDS encoding O-methyltransferase, translated as MEFKRWKNLGEIVPDYIEEFCNLYNEREEVLKEIEEFAKETKTPILLPSSAALLRLLVGIEKPKRILEIGTGIGYSTLNMFFASPKSKIVTVDSNRKRMEVAKSFFEKVGAPVKTVLSDGIEFLRELICREETFDFIFVDSVKSEYPFFNFKLQAVLSPEGVAVFDNVLFRGYVAGRRYDKRYERSINLLKFFFESIKDYPNSEKFLIPVGDGLLILKFCV; from the coding sequence ATGGAATTTAAAAGGTGGAAGAATTTAGGAGAAATCGTTCCTGACTACATTGAGGAGTTCTGTAACCTTTACAATGAAAGAGAGGAAGTCCTCAAAGAGATAGAGGAGTTTGCCAAGGAAACGAAAACGCCCATTCTCCTGCCCTCATCTGCTGCACTACTGAGACTGTTGGTAGGAATAGAGAAGCCAAAGAGGATATTGGAAATAGGGACAGGAATAGGTTACAGTACCCTCAATATGTTTTTTGCCAGTCCTAAGTCCAAAATTGTTACTGTTGATTCAAACAGAAAAAGGATGGAGGTTGCTAAATCATTCTTTGAAAAAGTGGGAGCTCCAGTAAAAACGGTCCTTTCTGACGGAATTGAATTTTTGAGGGAGCTTATCTGCAGGGAGGAAACGTTCGACTTTATCTTCGTTGATTCTGTAAAGTCAGAGTATCCCTTTTTCAACTTCAAACTACAGGCAGTTTTAAGTCCTGAAGGTGTTGCTGTATTTGATAACGTCCTTTTTAGGGGATACGTTGCTGGCAGGAGGTACGATAAGAGGTATGAGAGAAGTATAAATCTCCTTAAATTTTTTTTTGAATCGATAAAGGATTATCCCAACTCGGAAAAATTTCTCATTCCTGTCGGTGATGGACTTTTAATCCTTAAATTTTGTGTATAA
- a CDS encoding flagellar brake protein produces MEEFLKNYQENFVNNFISIAEENTASSFSNSEGFLRTLAINLYEVIFFSNDEDKFQDVLRKAFENELNPVYPLTKSLFILLKDFLDFTLESDRVTENVKDLKGIVERIERYVSLAERAFQELFEKVKKEREKERSLDEQFLNIFRIIKESGLEVKTLTFYKEVPVSCKADIVKIERDYVALSLENCSYLKAFLSSDYVFLKIKNAPKPIKAAVLNVNPEKAVILLSRFRFEDIPQEKRKFVRVEPEEKITIQIIYGNRVISGIIRDISVGGVGVYTNEGELPKPGERVKLKFELEGNFFEIDGEVRYVIKEGKFYRMGIQFVSLTPGEEEKIAGYVINIQFNILRKLR; encoded by the coding sequence ATGGAGGAATTTCTAAAGAACTACCAGGAAAACTTTGTTAACAATTTCATATCAATTGCTGAGGAAAATACTGCCTCCTCGTTTTCAAACTCAGAGGGTTTCCTTAGAACCTTAGCAATTAATCTGTATGAAGTTATTTTCTTCTCAAACGATGAGGATAAATTTCAGGATGTACTGAGAAAAGCCTTTGAAAATGAACTGAACCCAGTCTATCCTTTAACAAAGAGTTTGTTCATTCTTCTTAAAGATTTCCTCGATTTTACACTTGAAAGCGATAGAGTTACTGAAAATGTAAAAGACCTAAAGGGGATAGTTGAGAGAATAGAAAGGTACGTTTCCTTAGCAGAAAGGGCATTTCAGGAGCTTTTCGAAAAGGTAAAAAAGGAAAGAGAGAAAGAAAGAAGTTTGGATGAACAGTTTCTAAACATCTTTAGAATAATTAAGGAGTCAGGATTAGAGGTAAAAACTCTTACATTTTATAAAGAAGTTCCCGTATCGTGCAAAGCAGACATAGTCAAAATTGAGAGAGACTATGTGGCCCTCTCTTTAGAGAACTGCTCCTACTTAAAAGCCTTTCTATCTTCAGACTACGTTTTTCTAAAGATAAAGAATGCCCCAAAACCTATAAAAGCTGCTGTTTTAAACGTTAATCCTGAGAAAGCAGTTATACTTCTCTCACGCTTTAGATTTGAGGACATTCCTCAGGAAAAGAGAAAGTTTGTTAGAGTAGAGCCTGAGGAAAAAATTACCATTCAAATAATTTATGGAAACCGAGTAATTAGCGGGATTATAAGGGATATTTCAGTAGGAGGAGTTGGGGTTTATACGAACGAAGGGGAGCTCCCCAAACCGGGAGAAAGGGTCAAGCTAAAGTTTGAACTGGAAGGCAATTTCTTTGAGATTGATGGTGAAGTAAGGTATGTTATAAAGGAAGGTAAATTTTACAGGATGGGAATTCAATTCGTATCCTTGACCCCAGGTGAAGAGGAAAAAATAGCAGGCTACGTTATTAATATACAGTTCAACATACTTAGGAAGTTAAGATGA
- the modA gene encoding molybdate ABC transporter substrate-binding protein: MVVRRLLLIIALIPLLFSNSKSGEVTVFAAMGAKELLKKIAGKETFSFSSSGKLVKQIELGAPCDVYISASKYWIDYGIKKGLIRKETVKPFMRTKLVLIAPKDTKEDSLLSGGRIAVGNSFAPVGKYAVETLKNLGIYKKLKSRLVFSPTVRQITVWVMTGNVDFGIVYYSDYLLYKDRVRLVKIYPDNLYSPINFYVGCVKGGNLKECLEFEGKLLKTPNSTYESLGFEKVENGS, from the coding sequence TTGGTTGTAAGAAGGTTACTGCTAATTATAGCTCTTATACCTCTACTGTTTTCTAACTCAAAATCTGGGGAAGTTACCGTTTTTGCGGCTATGGGGGCGAAGGAGCTCCTTAAAAAAATTGCAGGGAAGGAAACCTTTAGCTTTTCCTCCTCCGGAAAACTGGTAAAACAGATTGAGCTTGGAGCTCCCTGTGACGTTTACATTTCAGCGTCAAAATACTGGATAGATTACGGAATAAAAAAGGGACTTATACGTAAAGAAACGGTCAAGCCCTTTATGAGAACGAAATTAGTCTTGATTGCTCCAAAAGACACAAAAGAGGATAGTCTACTCTCTGGAGGGAGAATAGCTGTAGGAAATAGTTTTGCTCCTGTAGGTAAGTACGCAGTTGAAACCTTAAAAAACTTAGGGATTTATAAGAAGTTAAAAAGCAGACTTGTATTTTCTCCCACGGTAAGACAGATAACGGTTTGGGTAATGACAGGAAACGTAGATTTCGGAATAGTTTACTACTCGGACTATTTACTCTACAAGGATAGGGTTAGACTCGTCAAAATTTATCCAGATAACCTCTACAGTCCAATAAACTTTTACGTAGGCTGTGTTAAAGGAGGAAACCTTAAGGAATGCCTTGAGTTTGAGGGTAAACTCTTAAAAACGCCAAATTCAACGTATGAATCCCTTGGTTTTGAAAAGGTAGAGAATGGTTCTTGA
- a CDS encoding EAL domain-containing protein, with product MNLKSVKAVLLGFSAVLLIFIFLLVSNNFYRAIRISEKGNTLIHCLDRTSSLLEILRNLQIYRGLSGFYLNNGDKSVAFKLLELRKVILSEYNKVIRSCPNRKLSLLLKKNMDDFRDLSKSAFSGKKNPEEVFSEFSLIIDDLLNILAVKSNEYLFNNIEDLKIKLISEIAIQRIPRFAEVLGRIRGQLVLLLTESNGDLKLKKSIFDNIKIAYGYLDILNWSLKNIGLDKDIEKQVRKVSERLDNVISESEDILFEGIGNKSVSEIFNDQTQSIDLLYKLDANLIAYLKSLLNLNLNRKVNNYLMLSFIYLCIFILLNLLIFKFYRKFYYSNKQIIEALESIKRGNFDLILKKTGIEEFDKVAEIFNSVIKELKRNLNYLKGYWNAINETNPAIKLNPEGKVIYVNEKFKALLGYKEELLGKRVIDLFSSSNDERELRKFEEALKERESWNGILKVRTRNGDTKTLIANLSPIFDEKGEIFEFLLLIQDITEIEKSRERIYKLYYFDRLTQLPNREKLAEDLGKYKRPALLIIDIIEFGKINKVLGIECGDKILCDLSKKLVNMVPNGSVYRISSDAFAIVLDFEDFKENIQILTSWTREFLKSLEKEEFSCENLSISLSFRAGLSISKVSNLLVTAEEALKRAKKERKKLFVYTRSKEEEREKFLREIRLVKEIKDAIDSNRVIPYYQPIVNNSTEKIEKLEALARLLKKDGSIMNPGEFLEISKFIGIYPEITRQIFEKVIRDLEEIPFEVSINLSYEDLTAETTFNSIVNFLRNLKPKKGLQVEFTNRLVFEIVETEDIENYKYLQRFVKLVKPLGCKLAIDDFGAGYSNLKRIIDFKVDYLKIDGSIIKSVKTDKNSISLIKSIVSFSKALGIKTIAEFVSDEEIFKIVKDLGVDYSQGYYFGKPESKDEILRKYVT from the coding sequence ATGAACTTAAAGTCAGTTAAAGCGGTTTTACTGGGTTTTTCAGCCGTTTTACTCATTTTCATATTCCTCCTCGTTAGTAATAATTTCTACAGAGCCATTAGGATTTCTGAAAAGGGAAATACCTTAATCCACTGTTTGGATAGGACGAGCTCCCTCCTTGAAATTCTTAGGAACCTCCAAATCTACAGAGGACTTTCCGGATTCTATCTAAATAATGGGGATAAGAGTGTGGCCTTTAAGCTTTTGGAGCTCCGAAAGGTGATTCTGTCTGAGTATAACAAAGTTATAAGGTCCTGTCCTAATAGAAAACTGAGTCTTTTACTGAAGAAGAACATGGATGATTTTAGAGACCTGTCAAAATCAGCTTTCAGTGGAAAAAAGAATCCTGAAGAGGTATTTTCTGAGTTTTCATTAATAATAGATGACTTATTAAATATATTAGCCGTAAAAAGTAACGAATATCTCTTTAATAATATTGAAGATTTAAAAATAAAATTAATTTCTGAAATTGCAATCCAGAGAATCCCTAGGTTTGCAGAAGTTCTTGGAAGGATAAGGGGACAGCTTGTTTTACTTTTAACGGAATCTAACGGAGATTTAAAGTTAAAAAAGAGCATATTCGATAACATTAAAATTGCCTACGGCTATCTTGACATACTTAATTGGTCTTTAAAGAACATAGGTTTAGATAAGGATATAGAGAAACAAGTCAGAAAAGTTTCTGAGAGATTGGATAATGTTATTTCAGAATCGGAAGACATTCTGTTTGAAGGAATTGGGAATAAATCTGTATCTGAAATATTTAACGACCAAACTCAATCAATAGACCTTCTCTACAAACTGGATGCAAATCTAATAGCTTACTTAAAGTCATTACTAAATTTAAACTTAAATAGAAAAGTCAATAACTATCTCATGTTATCTTTTATATACTTATGTATTTTTATACTACTAAACTTGTTAATTTTTAAATTCTATCGGAAATTTTACTATTCAAATAAACAAATTATTGAGGCTTTAGAGAGTATAAAAAGGGGAAACTTTGATTTAATTCTAAAGAAAACAGGAATAGAGGAGTTTGATAAGGTAGCAGAAATATTCAATAGTGTTATTAAAGAACTTAAAAGGAATTTAAATTACCTCAAAGGTTATTGGAATGCAATTAATGAAACAAATCCTGCTATTAAGTTAAACCCTGAAGGTAAAGTAATATACGTTAATGAAAAATTTAAAGCTCTCCTCGGTTATAAAGAAGAACTCCTTGGGAAAAGAGTAATCGACCTCTTCAGCTCTTCTAACGATGAGAGGGAATTAAGGAAATTTGAGGAAGCATTAAAAGAAAGGGAAAGTTGGAACGGAATTTTAAAAGTGAGAACAAGAAATGGAGATACTAAAACTTTAATTGCCAATTTAAGTCCGATATTTGATGAAAAAGGGGAAATTTTTGAATTTCTGCTACTGATTCAGGACATAACAGAGATTGAAAAGAGTAGAGAAAGAATATACAAGCTTTACTATTTTGATAGATTGACACAACTGCCCAATAGAGAAAAATTAGCAGAGGATTTGGGTAAGTATAAAAGGCCAGCTCTATTGATAATCGATATCATTGAATTTGGGAAAATAAACAAGGTACTTGGAATTGAATGTGGAGATAAAATCCTCTGTGATTTATCAAAAAAACTTGTTAATATGGTTCCCAATGGAAGTGTATACAGAATTTCATCGGATGCGTTTGCAATCGTTCTCGATTTTGAAGATTTTAAGGAAAACATTCAAATATTGACCTCATGGACGAGAGAGTTTCTCAAAAGCCTTGAAAAAGAAGAGTTTTCATGTGAGAACCTGAGCATTAGCCTCAGTTTTAGAGCCGGCCTTTCCATTTCTAAGGTGTCCAATCTGCTGGTTACAGCAGAAGAGGCACTAAAAAGGGCAAAGAAAGAGAGAAAGAAACTGTTTGTGTATACACGTTCAAAGGAAGAGGAGAGGGAGAAATTTTTGAGAGAGATAAGGCTTGTAAAGGAAATAAAAGATGCTATCGACAGTAACAGGGTAATTCCTTACTACCAGCCAATAGTTAACAATTCAACTGAAAAGATTGAGAAATTAGAAGCACTTGCCAGACTATTAAAAAAGGACGGTTCAATTATGAACCCAGGGGAGTTTTTAGAAATTTCTAAGTTTATTGGCATTTATCCAGAAATTACAAGACAAATTTTTGAAAAGGTGATTAGAGACTTAGAGGAAATCCCCTTTGAGGTTTCTATAAATCTCTCCTACGAGGACTTAACTGCTGAAACAACTTTTAATTCCATTGTCAACTTCTTAAGGAATTTAAAGCCTAAAAAGGGATTGCAAGTAGAGTTTACAAACAGATTAGTGTTTGAAATTGTTGAGACAGAGGATATTGAAAATTACAAGTATCTTCAAAGATTTGTAAAACTTGTTAAACCTTTAGGCTGCAAGTTGGCAATAGATGATTTCGGAGCTGGTTATTCAAATCTTAAGAGGATTATTGATTTTAAAGTTGACTATCTAAAGATTGATGGTTCCATCATAAAATCCGTTAAAACGGATAAAAATAGCATAAGTTTAATTAAGTCTATAGTTTCTTTTTCAAAGGCTTTAGGTATAAAAACAATTGCAGAGTTTGTTTCTGATGAGGAAATATTTAAAATTGTAAAGGATTTGGGAGTAGACTACTCTCAAGGTTACTACTTTGGAAAGCCTGAGTCGAAGGATGAGATATTAAGGAAATACGTAACTTAA
- the glp gene encoding gephyrin-like molybdotransferase Glp yields MRVIREEAKEIIFENVKPIKNVETVTLEKAEGRVLSEDVLSPIDVPDVNKSAVDGYAFRSSSLKETPAKLKIVGETAAGDTERKRVDEGEAVFVMTGGEIPEGADSAVRVEDVEFGGKFVKIDFPVEKGNLVNFRGEEFKKGEVVLKRGEKICGLKVALLAYLGVYSLKVYSKPRIGVLVTGNEILEPWESFKRGNAYNTNLYIVEEFLKRAGAVTYIGIVRDDREELKKAIEEGIDRFDVLITTGGVSKGKYDFVKEVVSQVGIDVKFTQTNIRPGRPLVFGTKGEKLFFGLPGYPSATVVNLLEFVLPAVKKLSGNRDWENRYLKAFADEPLRSKKGRNDFIRVKFLNDNGVLKVRSSGSQQTSVFKSVVFSDGFAVVPEDRGSVERGDLIDILTFMEI; encoded by the coding sequence ATGAGGGTAATTAGGGAAGAGGCAAAGGAAATAATATTTGAAAATGTAAAACCGATTAAAAACGTTGAAACAGTAACACTTGAAAAAGCTGAAGGTAGAGTTCTTTCTGAGGATGTCCTCTCTCCGATAGACGTTCCTGACGTTAACAAATCGGCAGTCGATGGGTATGCATTTAGGAGTTCCTCCTTGAAGGAAACTCCGGCAAAACTGAAAATAGTAGGTGAGACTGCTGCAGGGGATACTGAGAGAAAGAGGGTAGATGAGGGTGAAGCTGTTTTTGTTATGACTGGAGGAGAGATACCTGAGGGTGCCGATTCTGCCGTTAGGGTGGAGGACGTTGAATTTGGAGGAAAATTTGTAAAAATCGATTTTCCGGTAGAAAAGGGTAACCTTGTAAACTTCAGAGGGGAGGAGTTTAAGAAGGGAGAGGTTGTCTTAAAGAGGGGAGAGAAAATTTGCGGACTTAAAGTAGCCCTTTTGGCATACTTAGGAGTATACAGTTTAAAGGTTTACTCCAAACCGCGGATTGGGGTTCTGGTAACGGGAAATGAAATTTTGGAACCTTGGGAAAGTTTTAAGAGGGGGAATGCTTACAACACGAACCTTTACATCGTAGAGGAGTTTTTAAAGAGAGCCGGGGCCGTTACTTACATAGGTATAGTTAGGGATGACAGGGAAGAGCTCAAAAAGGCCATTGAGGAAGGGATAGACAGGTTTGATGTTTTAATAACTACAGGAGGCGTTTCAAAGGGCAAGTACGACTTTGTGAAGGAGGTTGTTTCACAAGTTGGCATAGATGTTAAGTTTACCCAAACAAATATAAGGCCTGGTAGGCCTTTAGTTTTTGGAACGAAGGGTGAAAAGCTCTTTTTTGGTCTGCCGGGATACCCTTCAGCAACAGTAGTAAACCTCCTTGAGTTTGTCCTTCCGGCCGTGAAAAAACTATCCGGGAATAGGGATTGGGAGAACAGATATTTAAAGGCATTCGCAGATGAACCGTTACGGTCTAAGAAGGGAAGGAACGACTTTATCAGGGTAAAATTCCTAAACGATAACGGGGTTTTAAAAGTGAGAAGCTCAGGTAGCCAACAGACTTCCGTTTTTAAGAGTGTTGTTTTCTCTGACGGTTTTGCTGTTGTTCCAGAGGATAGAGGAAGTGTTGAAAGAGGAGATTTAATAGATATTTTGACTTTTATGGAAATTTAA
- a CDS encoding sulfate/molybdate ABC transporter ATP-binding protein: protein MLEFEAEKQFKNFNYSVSFKTDSSVTALFAPSGSGKSLTLKVISGLLKPDRGEVLLNGKVLFSSEKGINLPPQRRKIGFLFQDYALFPHMTVWENITYASKDLELSRRLLELLEIERIKDKYPKQISGGEKQRVALARALSTKPELLLLDEPFSALHKTLKESLYRELRRVIDEFGIPVVLVTHDVEEVFRLAENVVVLDRGRVVQTGEPHEVFFNPKNVKTAKLFGHKNFLKGTVFKNEKNFTVVKVGRDLIKCRRSDLKSGEEVTISILPIAPTISPQLESVKIKVLVEEIEEFKGFSLIRVDYQGNKMELSVPSALSPNFILERGRETELHLAADYISVIKEESVEEKG, encoded by the coding sequence ATGTTAGAGTTTGAGGCAGAGAAGCAGTTTAAAAATTTTAACTATTCCGTTTCCTTTAAAACGGACAGTTCTGTAACTGCCCTATTTGCCCCCTCAGGCTCGGGAAAGAGTTTAACCTTAAAGGTAATTTCTGGTCTCTTAAAGCCAGACAGGGGAGAGGTTTTACTGAACGGTAAAGTGCTCTTTTCATCTGAAAAGGGAATAAACCTCCCTCCCCAAAGGAGAAAAATAGGTTTCCTTTTTCAGGATTACGCCCTCTTTCCCCATATGACAGTTTGGGAAAACATAACCTACGCATCCAAGGACTTAGAGCTCTCAAGGAGACTTTTGGAGCTCCTTGAAATAGAAAGGATAAAGGATAAGTATCCTAAACAAATTTCAGGAGGAGAGAAGCAGAGGGTTGCACTGGCAAGAGCTCTATCAACAAAGCCGGAGCTCCTCCTCTTAGATGAGCCCTTTTCTGCCCTTCACAAAACACTCAAAGAGAGTCTATACAGGGAACTTAGAAGAGTTATCGACGAGTTTGGAATCCCTGTAGTATTGGTTACACACGATGTTGAGGAGGTCTTCAGACTGGCAGAAAATGTTGTTGTCTTGGACAGGGGAAGGGTTGTCCAAACTGGAGAGCCCCACGAGGTATTTTTTAATCCAAAGAACGTTAAAACTGCAAAACTCTTTGGCCATAAAAATTTTCTAAAGGGCACTGTTTTTAAGAATGAAAAAAATTTTACCGTTGTTAAGGTTGGAAGGGACTTGATAAAGTGTAGAAGGAGCGACCTGAAGTCAGGAGAAGAGGTGACTATTTCTATTCTTCCAATAGCTCCGACAATATCTCCTCAGCTTGAATCCGTGAAGATTAAAGTTTTAGTTGAGGAGATAGAGGAGTTTAAGGGTTTTAGTCTTATTCGCGTAGACTATCAGGGGAATAAGATGGAGCTCTCTGTTCCGTCGGCACTCTCTCCAAACTTTATACTTGAAAGGGGGAGGGAGACGGAGCTCCACCTGGCAGCCGACTACATTTCTGTGATAAAGGAGGAAAGCGTTGAAGAGAAAGGTTAA
- a CDS encoding NifB/NifX family molybdenum-iron cluster-binding protein, which produces MRVAVPVYEDLGLDSPVSENFLIAPYFVILSQKDDEIEVRLYKNVAKSDRDIAEVLLAYGVQKVIYPKVSNRVRIAFQELNLEIVNGNFEKLSDVLSYVFP; this is translated from the coding sequence GTGAGAGTAGCTGTTCCAGTCTACGAGGACTTAGGTTTGGATTCTCCCGTTTCAGAAAATTTTCTAATTGCACCGTACTTTGTTATTCTGTCTCAGAAGGACGATGAAATTGAAGTCAGACTGTACAAAAACGTTGCAAAGAGCGATAGAGACATAGCAGAGGTGCTTCTTGCCTATGGTGTTCAAAAGGTTATCTATCCAAAGGTAAGTAATCGAGTTAGGATAGCCTTTCAGGAGTTAAATCTTGAAATTGTGAATGGGAATTTTGAAAAACTCAGCGACGTTTTAAGTTACGTATTTCCTTAA
- a CDS encoding molybdopterin-binding protein, with product MKRKVKVEDAVGMVLVHDITEVNLDRGFKGRAFKKGHIIRPEDVEKLKKLGKEYVYVLELSEDEVHEDDAAKLLADALMGENLYRDEEPKEGKINIYSKVFGVFKVDVEKLFQFNIVGEPSCPTIHTNMYVKPGEKVAAVRIISLVAPRKEIDEALKIAGSGIMKVVPFEEKRAGMIITGNEVYSGRIEDRFYDRLKPKLEFFKCKVEERVILPDDKERIKEKIVEFNEKYDIVVLTGGTSVDPDDVTYRAIREAGAENFIRGNPIQPGNMFTMGWINGKPVVAVPAAALFYKATSFDIWLPRLLIGDVITKEEVAAKGHGGLCHNCPVCVFPICPFGRP from the coding sequence TTGAAGAGAAAGGTTAAAGTTGAAGATGCAGTGGGGATGGTTTTGGTTCACGACATAACCGAAGTGAACCTCGATAGGGGATTTAAGGGTAGAGCCTTTAAAAAGGGGCACATAATAAGGCCTGAGGATGTTGAGAAACTCAAGAAGTTGGGGAAGGAGTACGTTTACGTTTTAGAGCTCTCCGAGGATGAGGTCCACGAAGATGACGCAGCAAAACTCTTAGCAGATGCCCTTATGGGGGAAAACCTCTACAGGGATGAGGAACCAAAGGAGGGGAAGATAAACATCTACTCCAAAGTTTTTGGGGTCTTTAAGGTTGACGTTGAAAAGCTGTTCCAGTTTAACATAGTAGGAGAGCCCTCGTGTCCCACGATACATACAAACATGTACGTTAAGCCGGGGGAGAAAGTTGCAGCAGTGAGGATTATCTCGTTGGTAGCTCCGAGAAAGGAGATAGATGAGGCTTTAAAGATAGCAGGAAGTGGAATTATGAAAGTTGTTCCCTTTGAGGAAAAAAGGGCTGGAATGATAATAACGGGAAACGAGGTCTACTCTGGAAGGATAGAGGACAGGTTTTACGATAGACTAAAGCCAAAGTTGGAGTTTTTCAAGTGTAAAGTTGAGGAAAGGGTAATCCTCCCAGATGATAAGGAAAGAATAAAGGAGAAAATTGTTGAGTTTAACGAAAAGTACGATATAGTTGTCCTAACAGGTGGAACGTCAGTCGACCCCGATGATGTCACGTACAGGGCAATACGGGAAGCGGGAGCTGAAAACTTCATAAGGGGGAACCCAATTCAACCTGGTAATATGTTCACGATGGGATGGATAAACGGAAAGCCTGTCGTTGCAGTTCCAGCGGCAGCACTCTTTTACAAAGCTACATCCTTTGACATCTGGCTCCCAAGGCTCTTAATAGGGGACGTGATTACCAAGGAAGAGGTTGCCGCTAAGGGACACGGAGGTCTGTGCCATAACTGTCCAGTGTGTGTATTTCCAATATGTCCTTTCGGGAGACCGTAA